ATGGAGAGCAATCTGTGCCATGGTTCAATGTTCAATGCCCAATATTTGATTATAGCCAACGCGGCAGGATGCATGCCTTGTGAGGGCCATTCTGTTTCCACAGCGCGGCTGCTAGACTTGCCTCATGCCAGATTTGCCACCGGAAAATACTGACCCAAAAGAAGGGAGCATCTGGCGACAGATTGGCCGCTACAGCAATCTGGCTTTTGTTCTGCCCGCTGCCATTGTCGCCGGTCTGGTCATCGGCCACCTGCTCGACCGCTGGCTTGGGAAGACCTGGATCACTCTGGCCGGCCTGTTTGTCGGCTGCATCGCGGGTTTTGCGGAACTGATTCGCGGGATTATCCAGTCCAGCAGGGAATCATGAATACGCCACCTGAAGACGCAGTTCCTGAAGAGGAAATAGACTCCGCTCCCATTGATAAAACGCCGCCTGATCCGGCCATGGAAGAGCGTCTTTCCGGCGCTTACCGGAGGATCCTGCGGGTTGCGATCGCGCTCAGCATAGCCGGAACGCTCGCCGCAGGGCGGCTGTTTACATGGCAGAGTAGCTTGGGTTTGGCCATTGGATCACTGCTGGCCTATGTCAATTTTGTCTGGCTGCATCGCGGCACTGAGCGGCTTGTGGAACGGATAATTGCGTCGAACAGAGCGACCGCCGTCGGAGAAACGAAGCCGCGCAAGGTTCGTTTCGCCTTCCCCTTTCCTTTGCGTTACGCTCTCCTGATCGCGGTGGCCTATGTTATATTAAAAAGTTATCCAAGGCTGCTGATTGGCTTCATTGTGGGCCTCATTCTGCCGATTCTGGCTGCAATGGGTGAAGGCATTTATGAAGCGCTGGTGATCAGCAGAATTGATCAAGCCTCTCGCTAGCTTTCAAGTTCTTATTTTTAAAATTTT
This DNA window, taken from Terriglobia bacterium, encodes the following:
- a CDS encoding AtpZ/AtpI family protein, which gives rise to MPDLPPENTDPKEGSIWRQIGRYSNLAFVLPAAIVAGLVIGHLLDRWLGKTWITLAGLFVGCIAGFAELIRGIIQSSRES
- a CDS encoding ATP synthase subunit I — its product is MNTPPEDAVPEEEIDSAPIDKTPPDPAMEERLSGAYRRILRVAIALSIAGTLAAGRLFTWQSSLGLAIGSLLAYVNFVWLHRGTERLVERIIASNRATAVGETKPRKVRFAFPFPLRYALLIAVAYVILKSYPRLLIGFIVGLILPILAAMGEGIYEALVISRIDQASR